The genomic region CACAGACATCGACAATATCTTCCCCTCCAGGTAGAACAATAAATTGATTTTTCAGAGTGTGCATTTTTTTCTTACCAGAGTAGTATCGTTTTTGATCTTGATAGTCTACAGGTCTTGCTGTAGCTTGTTCAGCGCTATCGACGATTAATTCGTATTCAGACAGCATTCGCTGTAATTCTTGATATTTTTGACTATCTGTTGATACTTCTTCTATTTGAGATGCTGGTAAAATATCTCGCAAAATATCTACCCAATAATTGAAGGCATCATTGGCTTTAGTTTTGGAAATGTCAAACAGCAACCCTAAAATCTCAAAAATTGGTTTTTGTCTCAGGTAAACTAGACATAAGCATATTCCTTGTTTGGCTGACATCTCTGGTTTACGCCCGCCTCCAGGAGCGATAATCCGAATTTTCTTTTTTTCAATTTCTGCCTGTTTTTCTATATGCCTTTCCTCTGCCAAGGCAACCAATGC from Tolypothrix sp. NIES-4075 harbors:
- a CDS encoding transposase family protein, yielding MTSPLARIESYPHEAKRLIGISYDQFLALVALAEERHIEKQAEIEKKKIRIIAPGGGRKPEMSAKQGICLCLVYLRQKPIFEILGLLFDISKTKANDAFNYWVDILRDILPASQIEEVSTDSQKYQELQRMLSEYELIVDSAEQATARPVDYQDQKRYYSGKKKMHTLKNQFIVLPGGEDIVDVCVGMLGKTSDINLFRETRYKFADTQQFIGDKAYIGDDAITTPHKKRKNTEISELQKQENKELSSRRIAVEHMICRVKIFRVASDRFRLARHRYSQVIMAVCGLVRLRLNRLVSLAINT